One genomic segment of Gossypium arboreum isolate Shixiya-1 chromosome 3, ASM2569848v2, whole genome shotgun sequence includes these proteins:
- the LOC108488738 gene encoding putative wall-associated receptor kinase-like 16: MATLALVRTLQLILFSCLLAAGESVASQALPSCKDECGNLSIPYPFGMTPGCYLNESFLITCNTSVSPHRPQLVNGNLEVTSITLEGQVEILHYVAKDCYNRNGTTADWNFPQLRTAMFTISNDRNKFIAVGCDTRGQIWAEREHNNNTYFTGCMAYCEKTDALHLNDSCSGVGCCQVSIPSGLKNLNMSVLSYDNHTRVWDFNPCSYAFVVDESKFSFSDKSFGELAHKEFLPMALDWAIGNEPCNVSEHKPDYACKQSSICYNPENRSGYLCKCKDGYNGNPYHPDGCEDIDECKDSSLHNCISERNCFNTPGSYKCFCTKGFYGDGEKDRKGCMRNQANVIKISIVIGLCVLVVIVGSSWLFFINKKRKLLNMKKKFFKQNGGLLLQQELHEQRVSTETVKIFTAEALKNATKNYDESQIIGKGGFGTVYKGILKNGTEVAIKKSKVVDQSQIKQFINEVIILTQINHRNVVKLLGCCLETEVPLLVYELVSNGTLSKHIHCEDKAFSISWGIRLRIATESAQVLSYLHSAASIPIIHRDVKPTNILLDDNYTAKVSDFGASRLVPMDQTQLSTMVQGTLGYLDPEYLCTAQLTEKSDVYSFGVVLVELLTGKTAHSFEGPEEERNLANHFVLWLKNDRLFEILDNKVAKEGAVEQIKEVAKLAKKCLNVKGEERPSMKEVAQVLEDVRRLRCEHPWAEVAVN; the protein is encoded by the exons ATGGCAACGCTGGCTCTGGTTAGAACTTTACAATTGATACTTTTCAGCTGTTTGCTTGCAGCAGGAGAGTCGGTGGCTTCTCAAGCCTTGCCAAGTTGCAAAGATGAGTGTGGAAACCTGAGCATTCCATATCCTTTCGGCATGACTCCAGGGTGTTACTTGAACGAGAGCTTTCTAATCACTTGCAACACGTCTGTCAGCCCCCATCGACCACAATTGGTAAATGGTAACTTAGAAGTCACTAGCATAACACTTGAAGGACAGGTGGAAATCTTGCATTATGTAGCTAAGGATTGTTACAACCGCAACGGAACAACTGCGGACTGGAATTTCCCTCAGCTCCGGACGGCCATGTTTACCATCTCAAATGATAGAAACAAGTTCATTGCTGTTGGTTGCGACACACGGGGGCAAATTTGGGCTGAACGTGAGCATAACAATAATACATATTTTACCGGCTGCATGGCATATTGCGAGAAAACGGACGCTCTCCATCTTAATGATTCTTGCTCAGGTGTAGGATGTTGCCAAGTCTCCATTCCTAGTGGACTTAAGAATCTTAACATGTCAGTATTAAGCTACGACAACCATACACGTGTATGGGACTTCAATCCTTGTAGCTACGCCTTTGTTGTAGACGAGAGCAAGTTCAGTTTCAGCGATAAAAGTTTTGGTGAGTTAGCGCATAAAGAATTTCTTCCCATGGCGCTTGATTGGGCTATTGGAAATGAACCTTGCAATGTATCTGAGCATAAACCTGATTATGCTTGTAAACAAAGTAGCATCTGCTACAACCCTGAAAACAGGTCCGGTTATCTCTGCAAGTGCAAGGATGGATACAATGGAAACCCATATCATCCCGATGGTTGCGAAG ATATTGATGAGTGCAAAGATTCGAGCCTACACAATTGTATTTCTGAAAGGAATTGTTTTAATACGCCTGGAAGTTATAAATGTTTTTGCACAAAAGGCTTTTATGGGGATGGAGAAAAAGATCGAAAGGGCTGTATGCGAAATCAAGCAAATGTCATAAAAATCTCTATTG TTATTGGCTTATGTGTGCTGGTTGTTATTGTGGGTTCTTCATGGTTGTTCTTCATAAACAAGAAAAGAAAGCTACTCAACATGAAAAAGAAGTTCTTTAAGCAAAATGGTGGCTTACTGTTACAGCAAGAGCTACATGAACAACGAGTATCAACTGAAACCGTTAAGATTTTCACTGCAGAAGCGCTTAAGAATGCAACCAAAAACTATGATGAGAGCCAAATTATTGGAAAGGGAGGGTTCGGCACCGTTTACAAAGGTATCCTGAAGAATGGCACTGAGGTAGCTATCAAGAAATCCAAAGTTGTTGATCAAAGCCAAATTAAGCAGTTCATCAATGAGGTTATTATTCTCACCCAAATAAACCATAGAAATGTGGTCAAGCTTTTAGGTTGTTGCTTGGAGACTGAGGTCCCCTTGTTGGTTTATGAACTTGTTTCCAATGGCACCTTATCCAAACACATCCACTGTGAAGACAAAGCTTTTTCGATTTCTTGGGGAATTCGGTTAAGGATAGCTACGGAATCAGCGCAAGTGTTGTCATATTTGCACTCTGCAGCTTCTATACCAATCATTCATAGAGATGTGAAGCCTACAAACATCCTCCTGGACGACAATTATACTGCAAAGGTTTCGGACTTCGGAGCTTCACGATTAGTTCCGATGGATCAAACTCAGTTATCAACAATGGTGCAAGGAACTCTTGGATATTTAGACCCTGAATACTTGTGTACAGCGCAACTGACAGAAAAAAGCGATGTCTACAGCTTTGGTGTAGTCCTAGTTGAGCTGCTAACGGGCAAAACAGCGCATTCTTTTGAAGGACCTGAAGAAGAAAGAAACTTAGCGAACCATTTTGTTCTATGGTTGAAAAATGATCGATTGTTTGAGATTCTAGATAATAAAGTGGCGAAAGAAGGAGCGGTTGAGCAGATTAAAGAAGTAGCTAAACTAGCAAAGAAGTGTTTAAACGTAAAAGGTGAAGAGAGGCCTTCAATGAAGGAAGTTGCACAAGTGCTTGAGGATGTAAGAAGACTCAGGTGCGAACATCCATGGGCTGAAGTTGCTGTTAATTAG